The DNA window TTTAGCGATAATCCGCATGCACTCGTCGTCTATCTGCACTTCCATCGAATTAACTTTTAAATCGTTTAGCAGGACTCGCTCAGCCAAACTCGCATTGTTTTCACGGATCGCAGTAATCGTATCAATTAACTGTTGCTCAACTTCCCCTCCCATAGTCAAAACAGAGTTGGTCAGGTTCTCAAGCTCTTGGTTGAACTTGCCCGATATGTGCGTATTTAACTCTAAATGTCGCTTCATGAATTAATGCGTTCCTTAACTAACCATAGCGGCCGGTTATATAGTCTTCAGTTTGTTTTTTATCTGGCATGGTAAATAACGAATCGCTATCGGAATATTCGATAAGCTCGCCTTGATGCAGAAACGCAGCATAATCAGAAACCCGCGCCGCTTGCTGCATGTTGTGTGTAACAATAATCACTGTTGTTGTCTTTTTGAGTTGATTAATAAGTTCTTCGATATGCAAAGTGGTCAGCGGATCAAGCGCCGATGTCGGTTCATCAAGTAACAGCACTTCAGGTTTCAGTGCGAGTGCTCTTGCAATAACTAAACGCTGCTGCTGGCCACCTGAGAGCAAAAGTGCTGAATCAAACAAACGGTCTTTTACTTCGTCCCACAGTGCCGCATTGCGCAGAGAACGTTCAACAATGTCATCAAGCATTCTGCGTTCAGTTTTGCCTTGAATTCGAAGTCCAAAACACACATTTTCATATATGCTCATTGGGAATGGATTTGGTCGTTGGAAAACCATCCCAACTGTCGTGCGCAACTTGGCGACATTTTCCTTCTTATTGTAAATGTCACGCCCGTCTAACAATACTTCGCCACTAAAAGCATACTTTTGATTGAGTTCGTTCATTCGATTTAAACTGCTCAACAGGGTTGATTTGCCGCAGCCACTTTGCCCGATCATTGCCGTGATTTTATTTTTCGGAATGCACATATTGATCTTGTTCAATACGAGACTGTCATTTAACCACACGCTGAAATCCTGCACTTTGATGGCTGTTTGCTCATCGGTAAGATCATCAAGAGACAGAGT is part of the Glaciecola nitratireducens FR1064 genome and encodes:
- the pstB gene encoding phosphate ABC transporter ATP-binding protein PstB, which gives rise to MLKLFETETLSLDDLTDEQTAIKVQDFSVWLNDSLVLNKINMCIPKNKITAMIGQSGCGKSTLLSSLNRMNELNQKYAFSGEVLLDGRDIYNKKENVAKLRTTVGMVFQRPNPFPMSIYENVCFGLRIQGKTERRMLDDIVERSLRNAALWDEVKDRLFDSALLLSGGQQQRLVIARALALKPEVLLLDEPTSALDPLTTLHIEELINQLKKTTTVIIVTHNMQQAARVSDYAAFLHQGELIEYSDSDSLFTMPDKKQTEDYITGRYG